In Microbacterium lushaniae, the following are encoded in one genomic region:
- a CDS encoding alpha/beta fold hydrolase has protein sequence MSPNPNPNPNHLDLDDQEITYAEASGGVAHATPLVFLHGGAVDRRMWNPQLDAFPERRVIAPDARGHGGSSDADVPYRLADDVVDLLDALGIEQAVLAGLSMGGGTAVDVALEYPDRVAALVVSGTGTSEPAYDDPWCLSALQRWRSAEQQGDLEGWIDGFMAFTSGPERTREELNREVWDLVETMARETLAHHLRLDGNGVPLPPVPPTPVADTWDRLRAIHVPVLALCGAQDGKDHLRMGRRLASSVQQGEFVITPGAHYPNLEDPAAFTAAMRGFLSRHGL, from the coding sequence ATGTCACCGAACCCGAACCCGAACCCGAACCACCTCGACCTCGACGACCAGGAGATCACGTACGCCGAAGCATCTGGTGGGGTGGCACACGCAACCCCACTCGTCTTCCTCCATGGCGGTGCGGTAGACCGTCGGATGTGGAACCCGCAGCTGGACGCCTTCCCCGAGCGGCGCGTCATCGCGCCCGATGCTCGGGGGCATGGCGGATCATCTGACGCCGACGTCCCTTATCGCCTCGCGGACGACGTGGTGGATCTGCTCGACGCCCTCGGCATCGAACAAGCCGTGCTCGCGGGGCTGTCCATGGGCGGGGGCACGGCGGTCGACGTCGCGCTGGAGTACCCCGACCGCGTGGCCGCTCTCGTCGTCAGCGGTACGGGCACCAGCGAGCCGGCGTACGACGACCCCTGGTGCCTGAGCGCCCTGCAACGCTGGCGGTCGGCCGAACAGCAGGGCGATCTCGAGGGATGGATCGACGGCTTCATGGCGTTCACCTCCGGCCCCGAACGCACACGGGAGGAGCTCAACCGCGAGGTCTGGGATCTGGTCGAGACGATGGCACGGGAGACCCTCGCTCACCACCTTCGCTTGGACGGCAACGGTGTGCCGCTTCCGCCCGTGCCGCCGACTCCCGTCGCAGATACGTGGGATCGGCTACGGGCCATCCACGTGCCGGTCCTCGCGCTCTGCGGCGCCCAGGACGGGAAGGACCACCTGCGGATGGGACGACGGTTGGCGAGCAGCGTGCAGCAGGGAGAGTTCGTGATCACCCCCGGTGCGCACTACCCGAACCTCGAGGACCCCGCGGCCTTCACTGCCGCGATGCGCGGGTTCCTCAGTCGCCACGGTCTCTGA
- a CDS encoding MarR family winged helix-turn-helix transcriptional regulator: MPAALRPDDLAKGLAQIFVAIGPVYRKAARVVESSEAASGMSVGVRAVLDHLYREGERTVPQIAESLELSRQYIQRMVNDASGDDFVELVANPAHRRSSLVRLTGDGRTAIERVVAREHEVMARIGGTLTATDIEATLRVLRHMHTALDELTG, from the coding sequence ATGCCTGCAGCCCTCCGTCCCGACGACCTGGCCAAAGGTCTCGCCCAGATCTTCGTCGCCATCGGACCGGTGTACCGCAAGGCGGCGCGGGTGGTGGAAAGCAGCGAAGCCGCCAGCGGGATGTCGGTCGGCGTGCGCGCCGTGCTCGACCACCTGTACCGCGAGGGCGAGCGGACCGTTCCCCAGATCGCCGAGAGCCTCGAACTCAGTCGGCAGTACATCCAGCGCATGGTCAACGATGCGTCTGGGGACGACTTCGTCGAGCTCGTCGCCAATCCGGCACACCGTCGCTCGTCCCTCGTGCGACTCACAGGAGACGGCCGAACAGCGATCGAGCGGGTGGTCGCCCGCGAGCACGAGGTCATGGCACGCATCGGCGGAACGCTCACCGCCACCGACATCGAGGCGACCCTGCGAGTGCTCCGGCACATGCACACCGCGCTCGACGAGCTGACCGGCTAG
- a CDS encoding ABC transporter permease: MAGSILAQGFGVAFTMTAITVTIAAQASSTGASASDRAAAVAGGYLLSVMAVCVWFMAVVIVAGSAAFTVTVRRREIALLRTVGATPGQIRRMLLAEGLLTSLVAGVGGSLITPPLTAVLAAWLATRGMMPSNYSLPFNPAAVLAGCGFAVSVGCVGTVPSAWRSARIRPADAVRRGTAEGRGVKVSRVMGALLLSVPVVWLWSRTSSGSLVSTFTTEVLLVSILVILAPVIVPPLARLTLARSTGALFYAGRDLYREAHRSAAVATPVTLAVAIVFSVGVVLNAAQAGAASTSDPTDSSNMNPAFLALLVMMVTVYATIAVCGAVVASTSIRGSELVALRLVGETRAQTMSTVAAQTSAAVLTGAAVAVLVSLLSALPAMVGAGTGGVGALPLAPLAATVAVCALGGSLTSVVAVARGPAGGEYPTERPV; the protein is encoded by the coding sequence GTGGCCGGCTCCATCCTCGCCCAAGGGTTCGGCGTCGCATTCACGATGACAGCGATCACTGTGACGATCGCTGCTCAGGCATCGTCGACCGGGGCGTCGGCTTCGGACCGGGCTGCCGCGGTCGCCGGCGGCTACCTGCTCAGCGTGATGGCCGTGTGCGTGTGGTTCATGGCTGTCGTCATCGTGGCCGGGTCTGCCGCATTCACCGTGACTGTGCGCCGCCGCGAGATCGCGCTGCTCCGCACCGTAGGTGCCACGCCCGGGCAGATACGGCGCATGCTGCTTGCGGAGGGTCTGTTGACGTCGCTGGTAGCCGGCGTCGGCGGAAGTCTGATCACTCCGCCTCTGACCGCCGTTCTGGCAGCGTGGCTCGCTACTCGCGGGATGATGCCGAGCAACTACTCACTCCCGTTCAACCCAGCTGCCGTGCTCGCGGGGTGTGGCTTCGCGGTATCGGTGGGGTGTGTGGGAACGGTGCCGTCTGCATGGCGTTCTGCCCGGATCCGTCCAGCGGATGCTGTCCGCCGAGGAACAGCGGAGGGCAGGGGAGTGAAGGTGTCGCGCGTGATGGGGGCGCTGCTGCTTTCGGTGCCGGTGGTGTGGCTGTGGTCCCGCACGTCGTCAGGCAGCCTCGTGAGCACCTTCACCACGGAGGTTCTGCTCGTCAGCATCCTCGTCATCCTCGCCCCGGTGATCGTGCCCCCACTCGCGCGGCTCACCCTTGCCCGGTCCACAGGAGCTCTCTTCTATGCCGGCCGGGATCTGTACCGTGAGGCGCATCGGAGCGCAGCCGTTGCCACGCCAGTGACGCTGGCGGTGGCGATCGTATTCTCGGTTGGCGTGGTGCTGAATGCGGCACAGGCAGGGGCTGCTTCCACTTCTGACCCGACCGACAGCAGCAACATGAACCCTGCGTTCCTTGCTCTGTTGGTGATGATGGTGACCGTCTACGCCACGATCGCGGTGTGCGGTGCGGTCGTGGCCTCGACATCGATCCGGGGCAGCGAGCTGGTCGCGCTTCGGCTCGTCGGCGAGACTCGCGCACAGACCATGAGCACGGTCGCGGCGCAGACCTCGGCCGCGGTCCTGACGGGAGCGGCGGTGGCCGTCTTGGTGTCGCTTCTTTCCGCGCTGCCCGCTATGGTCGGGGCGGGAACCGGCGGCGTCGGCGCCCTGCCCCTCGCACCCCTCGCTGCCACGGTGGCCGTGTGCGCCCTTGGGGGTAGCCTCACCTCGGTCGTCGCGGTTGCCCGCGGACCGGCGGGAGGCGAATACCCCACGGAGAGGCCGGTATGA
- a CDS encoding ABC transporter ATP-binding protein → MDPRQYQTPDPHLAPGAVLLSKVTREFGRGRRRVVALDGVSVTFPPGSFTAVMGPSGSGKSTLLQCASGLDRVSSGRVAVDGRWLGALSEASRTRLRRARMGFVFQSFNLLPSLTAAQNVELPLRLAGRRTRRAEVLEALDAVGLADRARHRPAALSGGQQQRVAIARSLITRPAVLYADEPTGALDAPSTRSVMQYLRDLSRTRGQTVLLVTHDADTAAYASTVMLLNAGRIAGWIPQPDPSRISARVAALEAGITHA, encoded by the coding sequence ATGGACCCGCGCCAGTATCAGACACCGGACCCTCATCTGGCTCCTGGAGCCGTCCTCCTCTCGAAGGTGACGCGGGAGTTCGGGCGCGGACGACGCAGGGTCGTGGCCCTGGACGGCGTCAGCGTCACTTTTCCGCCCGGAAGCTTCACAGCGGTGATGGGGCCATCGGGATCCGGGAAGTCGACCCTCCTGCAGTGCGCGAGCGGCCTTGACCGCGTCAGCAGCGGGCGGGTCGCCGTCGACGGAAGGTGGCTTGGAGCGCTGTCCGAGGCCAGCCGGACCCGCTTGCGGCGCGCCCGTATGGGTTTCGTCTTCCAAAGCTTCAATCTGTTGCCGTCGCTGACGGCGGCGCAGAATGTCGAGCTGCCCCTGCGGTTGGCCGGTCGCCGAACGCGTAGGGCTGAGGTCCTCGAGGCCCTTGACGCGGTGGGGCTCGCCGACCGCGCGCGGCACCGTCCCGCTGCGTTGTCCGGCGGTCAGCAGCAGCGCGTCGCCATCGCCCGGTCGCTGATCACCCGTCCCGCGGTCTTGTACGCCGATGAGCCCACTGGGGCGCTCGACGCTCCCAGCACGCGCTCGGTCATGCAGTACCTGCGAGATCTCAGCCGTACGCGGGGTCAGACGGTCCTCCTCGTCACGCACGATGCAGACACCGCCGCGTACGCGTCCACGGTCATGTTGTTGAACGCCGGTCGAATCGCGGGCTGGATCCCCCAGCCGGATCCTTCGCGGATCTCGGCTCGCGTCGCCGCACTCGAGGCGGGAATCACGCATGCTTAG
- the dnaB gene encoding replicative DNA helicase, whose protein sequence is MSIADISEERLGGPRQAERTPPHDLLAEQSALGGMLLSKDAVADVIETLRGADFYIPKHELIFEAVLSLYSHGEPTDVVAVTDELIKTGELQRAGGADYLHTLTSIVPTAANAGYYASIVAERALLRRLVEAGTRIVQMGYSGQGDALDLVNNAQAEIYNVSGAETAEDYVPLTTAVDAAVNEIEAARGRDGQMTGIPTGFAGLDQLTNGLHGGQMIIIAARPAMGKSTLALDFARAAAIKHNQPTIFFSLEMGRSEIAMRLLSAEGAIPLQSMRKGTLDSRDWTTIAATRGRINDAPLYIDDSPNMTLVEIRAKCRRLKQREGLKMVVIDYLQLMTSGKRVESRQQEVSEFSRALKLLAKELQCPVIALSQLNRGPEQRADKKPALSDLRESGSIEQDADMVVLLHREAAYEKDSPRAGEADLIVAKHRNGPTDTITVAFQGHYSRFTDMAPEM, encoded by the coding sequence GTGTCGATCGCCGACATCTCGGAAGAGCGCCTCGGCGGACCCCGCCAGGCCGAACGCACGCCCCCTCACGACCTGCTCGCCGAGCAGAGCGCCCTCGGCGGGATGCTGCTGTCGAAGGATGCGGTCGCCGATGTCATCGAGACGCTCCGAGGCGCGGATTTCTACATCCCCAAGCACGAGCTGATCTTCGAGGCGGTCCTCTCCCTCTACTCGCACGGTGAGCCCACCGATGTCGTGGCGGTCACCGACGAGCTCATCAAGACCGGCGAGCTGCAGCGCGCCGGCGGTGCGGACTACCTGCACACGCTGACATCCATCGTCCCCACCGCAGCCAACGCCGGCTACTACGCCTCGATCGTCGCGGAAAGGGCTCTGCTTCGCCGTCTGGTGGAGGCCGGCACGCGCATCGTGCAGATGGGGTATTCGGGGCAGGGCGACGCGCTGGACCTGGTCAACAACGCGCAGGCGGAGATCTACAACGTCTCCGGCGCGGAGACCGCCGAAGACTACGTTCCGCTGACGACGGCCGTGGATGCCGCGGTCAACGAGATCGAGGCCGCCCGCGGGCGAGACGGCCAGATGACCGGCATCCCCACCGGGTTCGCCGGCCTCGACCAGCTGACCAACGGCCTGCATGGCGGCCAGATGATCATCATCGCCGCCCGCCCGGCTATGGGTAAGTCCACTCTTGCGCTGGACTTCGCCCGCGCGGCGGCGATCAAGCACAACCAGCCGACGATCTTCTTCTCCCTCGAAATGGGCCGGAGCGAGATCGCCATGCGCCTGCTCAGCGCGGAGGGCGCCATCCCCCTGCAGAGCATGCGCAAGGGAACGCTGGACTCCCGCGACTGGACCACGATCGCGGCCACGCGCGGTCGCATCAACGACGCTCCCCTCTACATCGACGACAGCCCCAACATGACCCTCGTGGAGATCCGCGCGAAGTGCCGGCGGCTCAAGCAGCGCGAGGGGCTGAAGATGGTGGTCATCGACTACCTCCAGCTCATGACCAGCGGCAAGCGCGTGGAGTCGCGGCAGCAGGAGGTCAGCGAGTTCTCGCGTGCGCTCAAGCTCCTCGCCAAGGAGCTGCAGTGCCCGGTCATTGCGCTGTCGCAGCTGAACCGTGGACCCGAGCAGCGCGCCGACAAGAAGCCCGCGCTGTCCGACCTCCGTGAGTCTGGCTCGATCGAGCAGGACGCCGACATGGTGGTGCTGCTGCACCGCGAGGCCGCCTACGAGAAAGACAGCCCGCGCGCCGGCGAGGCCGACCTCATCGTCGCCAAGCACCGTAACGGCCCCACCGACACGATCACCGTCGCCTTCCAGGGCCACTACTCCCGCTTCACCGACATGGCCCCGGAGATGTAG
- the rplI gene encoding 50S ribosomal protein L9, translating into MAKLILTNEVAGLGSAGDVIEVKNGYARNYLIPQGFAVAWTRGGEKQVTSIRAARESRAIHDHEEAVSLKNTLESNKVKLSVKAGAEGRLFGSVKTGDVADAVKAAGFGDLDKRKIHITSPIKAIGEHEATIRLRDDVTAVITLQVVAAK; encoded by the coding sequence ATGGCAAAGCTGATTCTCACGAATGAGGTCGCCGGGCTCGGAAGCGCCGGCGACGTGATCGAGGTCAAGAACGGGTACGCCCGCAACTACCTCATCCCCCAGGGCTTCGCGGTGGCGTGGACCCGTGGCGGCGAGAAGCAGGTGACGTCCATCCGGGCGGCCCGCGAATCCCGCGCGATCCACGACCACGAAGAGGCCGTGTCCCTGAAGAACACGCTCGAGTCCAACAAGGTCAAGCTGTCGGTGAAGGCGGGTGCCGAAGGGCGCCTGTTCGGCTCCGTCAAGACCGGCGACGTCGCCGACGCGGTCAAGGCCGCCGGCTTCGGAGACCTGGACAAGCGCAAGATCCACATCACCTCGCCCATCAAGGCGATCGGTGAGCACGAGGCGACGATCCGCCTCCGTGACGACGTCACCGCAGTGATCACCCTCCAGGTGGTCGCCGCGAAGTAA
- the rpsR gene encoding 30S ribosomal protein S18, translating to MAGKSSGDRRKPRKGGKPTAPAKPTRVGVIDYKDVPTLRKFISERGKIRARRITGVSVQEQRLIARAIKNAREMALLPYAGAGR from the coding sequence ATGGCTGGAAAGTCAAGCGGCGACCGCCGCAAGCCGCGGAAGGGTGGCAAGCCCACCGCTCCCGCGAAGCCGACCCGCGTCGGCGTCATTGATTACAAGGACGTCCCGACCCTCCGCAAGTTCATCTCGGAGCGTGGGAAGATCCGCGCCCGTCGTATCACCGGTGTCTCGGTGCAGGAGCAGCGTCTGATCGCCCGCGCGATCAAGAACGCGCGCGAAATGGCGCTCCTGCCCTACGCCGGCGCCGGCCGTTAA
- a CDS encoding single-stranded DNA-binding protein has translation MAGETVITVVGNLTADPELRYTQNGLPVANFTIASTPRTFDRQANEWKDGEALFLRASVWRDFAEHVAGSLTKGARVIATGRLKQRSYQDREGQNRTSIELEVDEIGPSLRYATAQVTRAASSGGGGGGGQPRQQQVAADEPWSTPGSAGGGASGGASGGADAWSAPGNYGDDTPF, from the coding sequence ATGGCCGGCGAAACCGTCATCACCGTCGTGGGCAACCTCACGGCCGACCCCGAGCTGCGCTACACGCAGAACGGGCTGCCGGTGGCGAACTTCACCATCGCATCCACCCCCCGCACGTTCGACCGTCAGGCCAACGAGTGGAAGGACGGCGAGGCGCTGTTCCTGCGCGCATCCGTGTGGCGCGACTTCGCCGAGCACGTGGCGGGTTCGCTCACCAAGGGCGCGCGGGTCATCGCGACCGGTCGCCTGAAGCAGCGTTCCTACCAGGACCGCGAGGGCCAGAACCGCACCTCGATCGAGCTGGAGGTCGACGAGATCGGCCCCTCGCTGCGTTACGCCACCGCACAGGTGACGCGCGCGGCCAGCTCCGGTGGAGGCGGCGGAGGCGGCCAGCCGCGTCAGCAGCAGGTCGCCGCGGATGAGCCGTGGTCCACGCCCGGTTCCGCCGGCGGCGGTGCCAGCGGCGGTGCCAGCGGCGGTGCGGATGCATGGTCTGCGCCCGGCAACTACGGGGACGACACCCCGTTCTGA
- the rpsF gene encoding 30S ribosomal protein S6, with amino-acid sequence MTHQYELMVIFDPEVDERQVAPKLDGFLKVITTDGGTVDNIDIWGRRRLAYEIKKKTEGIYAVVNFTASSEATQELDRQLKLNEQIMRTKVLRAEEAIALVASEALRKEAKAARKAAAAETRTAQKDA; translated from the coding sequence GTGACGCACCAGTACGAACTCATGGTCATCTTCGACCCCGAGGTCGACGAGCGCCAGGTCGCTCCGAAGCTCGATGGTTTCCTCAAGGTCATCACGACCGACGGAGGCACCGTCGACAACATCGACATCTGGGGCCGCCGCCGTCTCGCGTACGAGATCAAGAAGAAGACCGAAGGCATCTACGCCGTCGTGAACTTCACCGCGAGCAGCGAGGCCACGCAGGAACTGGACCGTCAGCTCAAGCTGAACGAGCAGATCATGCGCACCAAGGTCCTCCGTGCCGAAGAGGCCATCGCGCTCGTCGCCTCCGAGGCGCTGCGCAAGGAGGCCAAGGCCGCCCGCAAGGCGGCGGCCGCCGAGACCCGGACGGCCCAGAAGGACGCCTGA
- a CDS encoding CCA tRNA nucleotidyltransferase, with protein sequence MLNMAEGVARLDALADSAVVARLGRAFADAGHELAVVGGPVRDALLGRETHDLDFTTDARPDEILRIVTPISSARWDVGRDFGTIGARVSGEQVEITTYRADSYDGITRKPTVEFGDTLEEDLSRRDFTVNAMALRVPGKTLVDPTGGVEDLIAGRLRTPIEPAVSFGDDPLRMLRAARFASQLGFQVDPATLAAMAELGETLSIVSAERIQAELVRTLTTDDPVRGIRILVDTGLMERFLPEVPALRLEVDEHHHHKDVYEHSLTVLRQAIELEHARHPGAAPDVPLRLAALLHDIGKPATRRLEPGGGVTFHHHDVKGSRMARKRLQALRFDSDTIGSVATLIELHLRFFGYAEGAWTDAAVRRYVRDAGDQLERLHILTRADVTTRNKRKAARLAGAYDDIESRIAALREQEEMDSVRPDLDGNRIQEILGIPPGREVGEAYRFLLELRLDEGPLGEEEAERRLREWWAARG encoded by the coding sequence ATGCTGAACATGGCCGAGGGTGTCGCGCGCCTGGACGCGCTCGCCGACTCCGCCGTCGTGGCCCGCCTGGGTCGCGCCTTCGCCGACGCCGGCCACGAACTGGCCGTCGTCGGCGGGCCCGTGCGCGATGCGCTGCTGGGACGCGAGACCCACGATCTGGACTTCACCACCGACGCGCGCCCCGACGAGATCCTGCGCATCGTCACGCCCATCTCCTCCGCGCGCTGGGACGTCGGGCGCGATTTCGGCACGATCGGCGCGCGCGTCTCGGGCGAGCAGGTGGAGATCACGACGTACCGGGCCGACAGCTACGACGGGATCACGCGCAAACCCACCGTCGAGTTCGGCGACACGCTCGAGGAAGACCTCTCGCGCCGCGACTTCACCGTCAACGCCATGGCGCTGCGCGTGCCGGGCAAGACGCTCGTGGACCCCACCGGCGGCGTCGAGGATCTCATCGCCGGTCGCCTGCGCACTCCCATCGAGCCGGCCGTGAGCTTCGGCGACGATCCCCTGCGGATGCTGCGGGCGGCGCGGTTCGCGTCGCAGCTCGGGTTCCAGGTCGATCCGGCTACCCTCGCCGCGATGGCGGAGCTGGGTGAGACCCTCTCGATCGTCAGCGCCGAGCGCATTCAGGCCGAGCTCGTGCGCACCCTCACCACCGACGACCCCGTGCGGGGCATCCGGATCCTCGTGGACACCGGGCTCATGGAGCGCTTCCTGCCGGAGGTGCCGGCCCTGCGGCTCGAGGTGGACGAGCATCACCACCACAAGGACGTCTACGAGCACTCGCTGACCGTCCTGCGTCAGGCGATCGAGCTCGAGCACGCGCGCCATCCCGGCGCCGCCCCCGACGTGCCGCTGCGGCTGGCCGCGCTCCTGCACGACATCGGCAAGCCCGCCACGCGACGCCTCGAGCCCGGCGGCGGCGTCACCTTCCACCATCACGACGTCAAGGGCTCCCGCATGGCGCGCAAGCGCCTGCAGGCGCTGCGATTCGACTCCGACACGATCGGCTCGGTCGCGACCCTCATCGAGCTGCACCTGCGCTTCTTCGGGTACGCCGAAGGGGCGTGGACGGATGCGGCGGTGCGCCGGTACGTCCGCGATGCCGGGGATCAGCTCGAACGGCTGCACATCCTCACGCGCGCCGACGTCACCACGCGCAACAAGCGCAAGGCCGCACGTCTCGCGGGCGCGTACGACGACATCGAGTCCCGCATCGCCGCGCTGCGCGAGCAGGAGGAGATGGACTCGGTGCGTCCCGACCTCGACGGCAACCGCATCCAGGAGATCCTCGGCATCCCCCCCGGCCGGGAGGTGGGCGAGGCATACCGGTTCCTGCTCGAACTGCGCCTGGACGAGGGCCCGCTCGGCGAGGAGGAGGCCGAACGGCGCCTGCGGGAGTGGTGGGCCGCGCGCGGCTGA
- a CDS encoding DUF7059 domain-containing protein, whose protein sequence is MLPHPEPALAAALAADLRAAGFTSDGLRSAWTAQADDAIARGLRRPALRALGERTDALAVLARLLGLGVAQPRAAVDAALPATGAEGLARLGLAEIAGDTVRPAAMVRPQSFADHAGDGEWWIASDLDEAARGGGALPEDHVLGVGGASLTLAGLQLPDAAETGLDVGTGCGIQALRMRRSVSRVVATDVSERALAFTRLNALLNGVDGIDVRAGSLFDPVAGERFDRIATNPPFVITPRRAGVPAYEYRDGGRVGDALVAEVIGGAGAHLTPGGVAQLLGNWESRDGDDGLDRVRGWVEASAVPLDAWVIERERLDPLAYAELWVRDGGTVPGSAEFADLVDAWLDDFAARGVTGIGFGYVLLRRPADGAPTLARYERVAGTVESAPGAHLAGALAAHDRLAGLDDDALAASRFLVAPDVTEARHHRPGEEAPTVIELRQGGGFGRALAVDPGLAALVGASDGDLAVGVLVDAIAQLLEVDAAALRSDLLPRVRELAFTGFLRFAD, encoded by the coding sequence ATGCTCCCGCACCCCGAACCCGCTCTCGCCGCGGCCCTCGCCGCCGATCTGCGCGCCGCCGGCTTCACCTCCGACGGCCTGCGCTCGGCGTGGACCGCGCAGGCGGACGACGCGATCGCGCGCGGCCTGCGCCGGCCCGCCCTGCGCGCGCTCGGGGAGCGCACCGACGCGCTGGCGGTGCTCGCGCGCCTGCTGGGCCTCGGGGTCGCCCAGCCGCGTGCGGCGGTGGATGCGGCCCTCCCCGCCACCGGCGCGGAGGGCCTGGCCCGGCTCGGTCTGGCCGAGATCGCCGGCGACACGGTGCGCCCTGCGGCCATGGTGCGCCCGCAGTCCTTCGCCGACCACGCCGGCGACGGCGAGTGGTGGATCGCGAGCGACCTCGACGAGGCGGCACGCGGCGGCGGCGCTCTGCCGGAGGACCACGTGCTCGGCGTGGGCGGGGCATCCCTCACCCTCGCCGGGCTGCAGCTGCCGGATGCGGCGGAGACGGGGCTGGATGTGGGCACCGGATGCGGCATCCAGGCCCTGCGGATGCGGCGGAGCGTGTCGCGCGTCGTGGCCACCGACGTGTCGGAGCGCGCCCTGGCGTTCACGCGGCTGAACGCGCTCCTCAACGGCGTGGACGGCATCGACGTGCGCGCGGGGAGCCTGTTCGACCCGGTGGCCGGAGAGCGGTTCGACCGGATCGCGACGAATCCGCCGTTCGTCATCACGCCGCGGCGTGCCGGCGTGCCCGCCTACGAATACCGCGACGGCGGGCGGGTGGGCGACGCGCTCGTGGCCGAGGTGATCGGTGGCGCCGGAGCCCACCTGACCCCCGGGGGCGTCGCCCAGCTGCTCGGGAACTGGGAGAGCCGCGACGGCGACGACGGGCTGGATCGCGTCCGGGGGTGGGTGGAGGCTTCGGCCGTGCCGCTGGATGCGTGGGTGATCGAGCGGGAACGACTCGACCCCCTCGCGTACGCCGAGCTGTGGGTGCGCGACGGCGGGACGGTGCCGGGGAGCGCCGAGTTCGCCGACCTCGTCGACGCGTGGCTGGACGACTTCGCCGCACGCGGGGTCACCGGTATCGGTTTCGGATACGTGCTGCTGCGCCGGCCCGCCGACGGCGCCCCGACCCTCGCGCGGTACGAGCGGGTGGCCGGCACGGTGGAGTCAGCCCCGGGGGCGCACCTGGCCGGTGCCCTCGCCGCGCACGACCGGCTCGCCGGGCTGGACGACGACGCGCTGGCGGCATCCCGCTTCCTCGTCGCGCCGGATGTGACCGAGGCGCGACACCACCGCCCCGGCGAGGAGGCGCCGACGGTCATCGAGCTGCGCCAGGGCGGCGGGTTCGGCCGGGCGCTGGCGGTGGATCCCGGCCTCGCCGCGCTGGTAGGCGCGAGCGACGGCGACCTCGCCGTGGGCGTCCTCGTCGATGCGATCGCCCAGCTGCTGGAGGTGGATGCCGCGGCGCTGCGCTCCGACCTCCTCCCGCGTGTGCGCGAACTGGCCTTCACCGGCTTCCTCCGCTTCGCCGACTGA